Proteins from a genomic interval of Pirellulales bacterium:
- a CDS encoding CHAT domain-containing protein: MLRSVSKVVRLVVYGLVLTLGATLGSPQAWGQRTPARAQTPKQTDRFAERDRLWNDALAQLKAGQRRPAIAAGEKVVAIERRLLGNEHAEVATTLIWLARASTEVEDFAAARKMLDEALAIRAKAFGAKDWRTVDARWEVKHLEAVQKMTAADRREYIRGAQLNRDMESDLDRGDTSRALIKMGELMLLQQKLLPVPDLDLLQGLQTASRFMNRMGEPNSAWGFAQQALAMCQQLYPADACPGSHPQIADCYTRLGGVAFEQGAYALALENYEHALQATELLYPAKTNPNGHPTIADVLDSVALARWRSGNLAGAAQAYERALAMREKLYPPAQFPAGHVDIAMTLNSLGQIAHDREDFTAARKLFDRAIAMLAKVYPQEKFPQGHLDQARVYNNLAVMLDDQGDSVEARRRYEQALAIFERVYSADEYPHGHPDLASALANMGTVLARQDDYVAARKYLERALKIEEQLYPPEQYAAGHPDIARTLNSLGTLLAMQGDFAGAVQFQERSVAMNRQLYPVENYPAGHISLAISLDNLASTQKSRGDYTAARKLYEESLAMRERLYPRQDYPHGNLDLALAHNNLGELLREQGETESALEHYVASATMLETLFSGEEYPNGHPYLAASWSNLASLLREAQEYEAARKLYERSLAMKEKLYPAEQFAKGHSDLIVAYSEYGSLLFDLGEYAAAESQFERAVKMCEKIYPADSYSHGHPQLATAVNNLAYSLRAQEKLPAARAQFERAVAMLEQLYPADAMPAGHPVLATALDNLGTLLATEGRLEEAFALVLRSNEMELASLQNVFGGASEQTMRSYLMKQEGTSDTLMTLASRLDVESRRREAFAAVIERKTALHDALLELRQLERAASKHPDLRDAVERLRTERQTLVDLALLPVTPELTAERQRRTAEANTLETNLNRQLTEVLGAARAGFSNKVDPARLVTRIGDRGAFVEFVRYAPYELSPRGQASERQPPRFAAFVLRGGTLERLSLIDLGPADEIDARVHELRQAVSDVPRELRTSDEKELEEQYRELAQSLAQTIWLPLEGALDGATQIYFCADGELTRLPFEALVDRDGRYLIEKFSMAYVSSASDLLRAAEKPAAGTVVIAAPNYELEAVPAQPTPDVLASRNAADELYRGEVSPDVRGLNWSALPGTRQEAARIQQLLEGQPGYAPVVTLLDDAALEGMLKSLPAPRILHLATHGFYLPDQRARGELADAQTPAAADAPATTGQRLATLRSAENPLLRSGVILAGANRPHSAQAGAQRTDDGWATAEEIGMLDLTGTELVVLSACETGLGDIRTGEGVSGLRRAFLHAGARTLVTSLYKVPDDATQGLMAHFYERLAAGASKQTALRDAQLATMAARRKESSAAHPFFWASFVLVGSPE, from the coding sequence ATGCTGCGATCTGTCTCGAAAGTCGTTCGTCTTGTTGTTTATGGCCTGGTGCTAACACTAGGCGCCACGCTTGGCTCGCCACAAGCGTGGGGTCAGCGCACGCCTGCCCGCGCACAGACTCCCAAGCAGACGGATCGATTCGCCGAACGCGATCGTCTCTGGAACGACGCGCTCGCGCAGCTCAAGGCTGGCCAGCGGCGGCCGGCCATCGCCGCCGGCGAGAAGGTCGTCGCGATCGAACGGCGCTTGCTCGGCAACGAACATGCCGAAGTCGCCACGACTCTGATCTGGCTCGCGCGGGCTTCTACGGAAGTGGAAGATTTCGCTGCGGCCCGCAAGATGCTCGACGAGGCGCTGGCCATTCGCGCGAAGGCCTTCGGCGCCAAGGATTGGCGGACCGTCGACGCCCGCTGGGAAGTCAAGCATCTCGAGGCCGTGCAGAAGATGACCGCGGCCGATCGCCGCGAGTACATCCGCGGCGCGCAATTGAATCGCGACATGGAGAGTGATCTCGATCGGGGAGATACGTCCCGGGCCTTGATCAAGATGGGCGAGTTGATGCTGCTCCAGCAAAAGCTGCTCCCGGTGCCCGATCTCGACCTGCTGCAAGGATTGCAGACCGCGTCGAGGTTCATGAACCGCATGGGAGAGCCGAACTCGGCGTGGGGTTTCGCGCAGCAGGCGCTCGCCATGTGCCAGCAGCTCTATCCTGCCGACGCGTGCCCCGGCAGTCACCCTCAGATCGCGGATTGCTACACGCGATTGGGCGGCGTGGCATTCGAGCAGGGAGCGTACGCACTGGCGCTCGAGAACTACGAGCACGCGCTCCAGGCGACGGAATTGCTCTATCCGGCCAAGACGAATCCCAACGGCCATCCAACGATTGCCGACGTGCTCGATAGCGTAGCGCTCGCTCGTTGGCGCTCTGGCAATCTTGCGGGAGCGGCACAAGCCTACGAACGGGCACTCGCCATGCGCGAGAAGCTCTATCCCCCCGCTCAGTTTCCCGCAGGGCATGTCGACATTGCGATGACCCTCAATTCCTTGGGGCAGATCGCCCACGATCGCGAAGATTTCACCGCCGCGCGCAAGCTGTTCGATCGGGCGATCGCGATGCTGGCCAAGGTGTATCCCCAGGAGAAGTTTCCGCAGGGACATCTCGACCAGGCGCGCGTCTACAACAATCTGGCGGTCATGCTCGACGACCAGGGAGATTCGGTCGAGGCACGACGGCGCTACGAACAGGCCCTGGCGATTTTCGAACGCGTCTACTCGGCCGACGAGTATCCCCACGGTCACCCCGATCTGGCGAGCGCGCTGGCGAACATGGGCACGGTGCTCGCCCGCCAAGACGACTACGTTGCGGCGCGAAAGTATCTCGAGCGCGCTCTGAAGATCGAAGAACAGTTGTATCCCCCGGAGCAGTACGCGGCGGGGCATCCCGATATTGCTCGTACGCTCAATAGCCTGGGCACGTTGCTGGCGATGCAAGGCGATTTCGCCGGGGCCGTGCAGTTCCAGGAGCGGAGCGTGGCGATGAATCGCCAGCTCTATCCGGTCGAAAACTACCCGGCAGGGCACATCAGCCTGGCCATCAGTCTCGACAATCTGGCCAGCACCCAAAAGTCCCGAGGCGACTACACCGCGGCACGCAAACTTTACGAAGAGTCGCTGGCGATGCGCGAACGCCTCTATCCCAGGCAAGATTACCCCCATGGAAATCTCGATCTGGCGCTGGCACACAACAATCTCGGCGAGTTGCTGCGAGAACAGGGAGAAACCGAGTCGGCGCTCGAGCACTATGTCGCATCGGCGACGATGCTCGAGACCTTGTTCTCGGGCGAGGAGTATCCGAATGGACACCCCTACCTGGCCGCGAGTTGGAGCAACCTGGCATCGCTCTTGCGCGAGGCCCAAGAGTATGAGGCGGCCAGGAAGCTTTACGAGCGGTCGCTCGCCATGAAAGAGAAGTTGTACCCGGCCGAGCAGTTTGCCAAGGGGCACTCGGATCTCATCGTGGCCTACAGCGAGTATGGCTCGCTCTTGTTCGATCTGGGAGAATACGCGGCGGCCGAATCGCAATTCGAGCGCGCCGTGAAGATGTGCGAGAAAATCTATCCGGCCGACTCCTATTCGCACGGCCATCCACAGCTTGCCACGGCGGTCAACAACTTGGCCTACTCGCTCCGAGCGCAAGAGAAGCTGCCCGCGGCGCGCGCCCAGTTCGAGCGAGCGGTCGCCATGCTCGAACAGTTGTACCCGGCCGACGCGATGCCTGCCGGGCACCCTGTCCTGGCCACGGCGCTCGATAATCTGGGCACGCTGCTGGCGACCGAAGGCCGGCTCGAGGAAGCATTCGCCCTCGTGCTGCGTTCGAATGAGATGGAACTGGCCAGCTTGCAGAATGTGTTCGGGGGTGCGTCGGAACAGACGATGCGTTCGTACCTGATGAAGCAGGAAGGAACGAGCGATACCCTCATGACCTTGGCGTCGCGACTGGACGTCGAGTCGCGACGCCGCGAGGCCTTCGCCGCGGTCATCGAGCGCAAAACGGCCCTGCACGATGCGCTGCTCGAACTGCGTCAACTCGAACGAGCAGCGAGCAAGCATCCCGACTTGCGCGATGCGGTCGAGCGGCTACGTACCGAACGGCAAACGCTGGTCGACCTGGCGCTCTTGCCCGTCACGCCCGAGTTGACCGCGGAACGCCAGCGTCGTACCGCTGAGGCAAACACGCTCGAAACGAATCTCAACCGGCAGTTGACCGAGGTTCTGGGGGCGGCGCGCGCGGGCTTTAGCAACAAGGTCGATCCCGCGCGGCTTGTCACGCGGATCGGCGACAGGGGAGCATTCGTCGAATTCGTGCGTTATGCTCCCTACGAGTTGTCGCCTCGGGGGCAAGCATCGGAACGGCAGCCCCCCCGCTTTGCCGCTTTCGTGCTGCGAGGGGGGACGCTCGAGCGACTCTCGCTCATCGATCTAGGCCCGGCAGATGAGATCGACGCCCGCGTGCATGAGCTGCGCCAGGCCGTCTCGGATGTGCCTCGCGAATTGCGCACGTCTGACGAGAAAGAACTCGAGGAGCAATACCGCGAGTTGGCCCAGTCGCTGGCGCAGACGATTTGGCTGCCGCTCGAGGGTGCTCTCGACGGCGCGACGCAGATCTACTTCTGTGCGGATGGTGAATTGACCCGTTTGCCCTTCGAGGCATTGGTCGATCGCGATGGACGGTATCTGATCGAGAAGTTCTCGATGGCTTACGTGTCGTCGGCGAGCGATTTGTTGCGTGCGGCTGAAAAACCGGCCGCAGGCACCGTCGTAATCGCGGCGCCCAATTACGAGCTCGAAGCAGTCCCTGCCCAACCCACGCCCGACGTGCTTGCGTCTCGCAACGCCGCCGACGAGCTCTATCGGGGCGAAGTCTCTCCCGACGTGCGCGGTTTGAACTGGTCGGCCCTTCCCGGCACGCGTCAAGAGGCAGCACGTATCCAGCAGTTGCTCGAGGGCCAGCCCGGCTATGCACCGGTCGTGACGCTGCTGGACGATGCGGCGCTCGAGGGTATGTTGAAATCTTTGCCGGCGCCCCGGATCTTGCACCTGGCAACGCATGGCTTCTATCTACCGGATCAGCGCGCGCGCGGCGAGCTGGCCGACGCACAGACGCCAGCGGCTGCTGACGCGCCGGCAACGACGGGCCAGCGGCTGGCGACTTTGCGTTCCGCGGAAAACCCCCTGCTTCGTTCGGGCGTGATTCTGGCCGGCGCCAACCGACCGCATTCCGCACAGGCCGGCGCACAGCGCACCGACGATGGCTGGGCCACGGCCGAAGAGATCGGCATGCTCGATCTAACGGGTACCGAACTGGTGGTGCTCTCGGCCTGCGAGACGGGCTTGGGAGATATCCGTACCGGCGAAGGAGTGAGCGGCCTGCGCCGTGCCTTCCTCCATGCCGGCGCCCGTACGTTGGTCACGAGCCTCTACAAAGTGCCGGACGATGCGACTCAGGGCTTGATGGCGCATTTCTACGAGCGGTTGGCCGCCGGCGCATCCAAGCAGACGGCTCTGCGCGACGCGCAGCTTGCCACGATGGCGGCGCGGCGCAAGGAGTCGAGCGCGGCGCATCCGTTCTTCTGGGCAAGCTTCGTGCTGGTAGGCTCCCCCGAGTGA
- a CDS encoding DUF1501 domain-containing protein, producing the protein MSDHACRQFLPVWNRRELLRASSAGFGLLALDALLASERTAAATVPPSPTGNPLAQRSPHFAPRAKRVIFLFMHGGPSQVDTFDYKPLLARDHGKPLPFDKPRVVSSDTGNLLASPWKFAQHGQSGAWVSELFPHVARHVDDLCFLHGMHGSNSRHGGALLELHTGSDTFVRPSFGSWVTYGLGTENENLPGFITICPTLTHGGVNNYSSAFLPAVFHGTPLGNASVPSDQAKIPFIDARSSAARQRMELDLLNEMNREQLAQTGPDLALEGRIEAFELAFRMQTAAPELQQIDDETEETHRLYGLDDPRTRHFGRQCLMARRFAERGVRFVQVSHSYKWDQHGGLRKDHASNAAEVDRPIAGLLADLKARGLLDETLVLWGGEFGRTPTAQGDDGRDHNPHGYTMWIAGGGVKAGFRYGATDEYGYYSVQEKVHLHDLHATLLHLLGLDHTRLTYRHAGRDFRLTDVHGEVIHPIVV; encoded by the coding sequence ATGAGCGATCATGCCTGCCGCCAGTTTCTGCCCGTGTGGAATCGCCGCGAGTTGCTGCGTGCCAGTAGTGCGGGTTTCGGTCTGTTGGCGCTCGATGCGCTGCTCGCGAGCGAGCGTACCGCGGCGGCGACGGTGCCCCCTTCCCCCACGGGCAATCCTCTCGCACAGCGGTCGCCCCATTTTGCGCCCCGGGCGAAGCGCGTCATTTTCCTCTTCATGCACGGCGGACCTTCGCAGGTCGATACGTTCGACTACAAGCCGTTGCTCGCGCGCGATCACGGCAAGCCGCTCCCCTTCGACAAGCCGCGCGTGGTCTCGTCCGATACGGGCAATCTACTGGCCAGCCCCTGGAAGTTTGCCCAGCACGGGCAGTCGGGCGCCTGGGTGAGCGAGCTGTTTCCCCACGTGGCCAGGCATGTCGACGATCTCTGCTTTTTGCACGGCATGCACGGCTCGAACTCGCGGCATGGTGGCGCGCTTCTGGAGTTGCACACCGGCAGCGATACGTTCGTGCGGCCGAGCTTTGGCTCCTGGGTCACCTATGGATTGGGGACCGAGAACGAAAACCTGCCCGGCTTCATCACGATTTGTCCCACGCTGACGCACGGCGGGGTGAACAACTACAGCTCGGCGTTTCTACCGGCCGTGTTTCACGGCACGCCGCTGGGCAATGCGAGTGTTCCCTCGGACCAGGCCAAGATTCCTTTCATCGATGCACGTTCGTCCGCCGCGCGGCAACGAATGGAGCTCGATCTACTCAACGAGATGAACCGCGAGCAGCTCGCGCAGACAGGGCCGGATCTGGCGCTCGAAGGAAGGATCGAAGCCTTCGAGCTGGCCTTCCGCATGCAGACTGCAGCGCCCGAACTGCAGCAGATCGACGACGAGACCGAGGAGACGCATCGTCTCTATGGCCTCGACGATCCACGGACGCGCCACTTCGGGCGGCAGTGTTTGATGGCGCGACGCTTCGCCGAACGGGGCGTGCGCTTCGTGCAGGTTTCGCACAGTTACAAATGGGATCAGCACGGCGGCCTGCGCAAGGATCATGCCAGCAACGCCGCCGAGGTCGACCGCCCCATCGCGGGGCTGTTGGCCGATCTGAAAGCCCGCGGACTGCTCGACGAGACTCTTGTTCTCTGGGGCGGTGAGTTCGGACGTACCCCCACCGCCCAGGGCGACGACGGCCGCGATCACAATCCGCATGGGTATACGATGTGGATCGCCGGCGGCGGCGTGAAGGCCGGCTTTCGCTACGGCGCAACCGATGAGTACGGATATTACTCGGTGCAGGAGAAAGTCCACCTGCACGATCTGCACGCGACGCTGCTGCACCTGCTCGGGCTCGACCACACTCGGCTGACCTACCGCCACGCGGGGCGAGATTTCCGCCTGACGGACGTGCATGGAGAGGTCATCCACCCGATCGTGGTCTGA
- a CDS encoding DUF1553 domain-containing protein: protein MPLRPFSLVFVCGLALLLPWDARRAWGQDRQGEDAPGATFSAAQLEFFETNVRPLLVARCTKCHGAEKQQGNLRLDSREAVLAGGDLGAAAEPGDPESSLLVDAIGYTGELKMPPDGKLRSAEVATLVRWVREGLPWPAGEAASGNASNGATSETHPLPWSFAPVQVVSPPSVAKTDWCVSPIDQFVLARLEQAGLAPAPAADRRRLIRRAKFDLLGLPPTPEEIEAFVTDETPDAWARLIDRYLSLPEYGQRWGRHWLDVARYADSNGQDENLAYVNAYRYRDYVVDAFNRDKPYDEFIREQIAGDLLPGEVDDDRRFERMVATGFLTIGPKMLAEDDPVKMEMDIVDEQLDTVGGAFLGLTLGCARCHDHKFDPLSTADYYALAGIFKSTRTMDNFKVVAQWHERPLASAADIAALAEHAARREARQKEVAAVTERANSALVSAARARLADYLLAATEVLESPAPASIVDRAAQEGASLSPGTVLREAESFDRGNVLIDTTGYGAGIGVILNRGELPNFVEYDLELAQAGLYQIELRYAAAQARPVRMLFNGEVKKSDAASQVTGSWDPDTQRWCVEGTCELPAGKVTLRLERSEGPFPHFDKVALVPRLEVSPRDGDARVPRTVDELARERGLLAPFVEQWTNYLRAAKKDPESIWQVWFAFRVEPHVAAESFSGVGGAVAEHVLNRDRPADVAQLAARYQATIESAQQSTPPSTEAADLALRGVVVDPQGPFRLPADARSLYMPADREELARLEAELAEIDKSVPPAPPQAMAVEEAAPTDLAIHIRGSHLTLGKVVPRGVPATFELASAELPAAASGRLQLADWIADPKHPLTARVMVNRLWRWHFGAGLVRSTDNFGNLGEAPSHPELLDWLARDFVRSGWSIKAMHRRIMLSSTYQMSTAYEAAAAEIDPDNRLLWRMNRRRLEAEAVRDSLLFVGGGLDTSLGGSLLTSKPREYVTNTTSVNATNYQTARRSLYLPVVRSAVYEALQAFDFAEPTVIKGDRDATTIASQALFMMNSDLVNEQTRKLAERLCQDAATSDAARVSLLYTTALGRVPSERESARALQFVERYRLQLAGDAETTEVDAWQALCRVIVSSNEFLYVE, encoded by the coding sequence ATGCCCTTGCGTCCTTTCAGCCTGGTATTCGTCTGCGGTCTGGCACTGCTGCTGCCGTGGGATGCTCGACGAGCCTGGGGCCAGGATCGCCAGGGTGAGGATGCGCCAGGGGCGACCTTCTCCGCCGCGCAACTCGAGTTCTTCGAGACCAACGTCCGCCCCCTGCTCGTGGCTCGCTGCACGAAGTGCCACGGCGCCGAGAAGCAGCAAGGCAATCTGCGGCTCGACTCGCGCGAGGCCGTGCTCGCGGGGGGCGATCTCGGTGCGGCCGCCGAGCCCGGCGACCCCGAATCGAGCCTGCTCGTCGACGCCATCGGCTATACCGGCGAACTGAAGATGCCCCCCGACGGCAAACTCCGTTCGGCGGAAGTCGCCACGCTCGTCCGTTGGGTGCGCGAGGGACTGCCCTGGCCGGCGGGCGAAGCGGCATCCGGGAACGCATCGAACGGGGCCACCAGCGAAACGCACCCCCTTCCCTGGTCCTTTGCGCCCGTGCAGGTTGTCTCACCTCCCAGCGTGGCCAAAACTGACTGGTGCGTGAGCCCGATCGACCAATTCGTCTTGGCACGGCTCGAGCAGGCGGGCCTCGCTCCAGCGCCTGCGGCCGATCGGCGCCGGCTGATTCGCCGAGCGAAATTCGATCTGCTCGGTTTGCCCCCCACGCCGGAAGAGATCGAAGCCTTTGTGACCGACGAGACGCCCGACGCCTGGGCGCGGCTTATCGATCGGTACCTGTCGCTGCCCGAATATGGACAACGCTGGGGACGGCACTGGCTCGATGTGGCCCGTTATGCCGACTCGAACGGTCAGGACGAGAACCTGGCCTATGTGAACGCGTACCGCTACCGGGACTACGTCGTCGACGCATTCAACCGCGACAAGCCGTACGACGAGTTCATCCGCGAACAGATCGCCGGCGATCTTCTGCCGGGCGAAGTAGACGACGATCGCCGTTTCGAGCGGATGGTGGCCACCGGGTTCCTTACCATCGGCCCGAAGATGCTGGCCGAGGACGACCCAGTAAAAATGGAGATGGATATCGTCGACGAGCAGCTCGATACCGTGGGGGGTGCGTTTCTCGGCCTGACGCTCGGTTGCGCGCGTTGCCACGATCACAAGTTCGATCCCCTCTCGACGGCCGATTACTACGCGCTGGCGGGCATCTTCAAGAGCACCCGCACGATGGACAACTTCAAAGTGGTCGCCCAATGGCACGAACGACCACTGGCCTCCGCGGCAGACATCGCGGCGCTTGCCGAACATGCGGCGCGACGCGAAGCCAGGCAGAAGGAGGTCGCGGCGGTCACCGAACGCGCGAACTCGGCCCTCGTCTCCGCCGCTCGGGCGCGACTGGCCGACTACCTCCTCGCGGCGACCGAGGTGCTCGAATCACCGGCGCCCGCGTCGATCGTGGATCGCGCCGCGCAAGAGGGCGCGAGTCTGTCGCCGGGTACCGTGCTGCGCGAGGCGGAGTCGTTCGACCGGGGGAACGTGCTAATCGATACCACGGGCTACGGCGCCGGCATCGGCGTCATCTTGAACCGCGGCGAACTGCCGAACTTCGTCGAGTACGACCTCGAACTGGCGCAGGCAGGTCTGTACCAGATTGAACTTCGTTACGCCGCTGCCCAGGCGCGCCCCGTTCGCATGTTGTTCAATGGTGAAGTGAAAAAGTCCGACGCCGCTTCGCAAGTGACCGGCTCTTGGGATCCCGACACCCAACGCTGGTGCGTCGAGGGAACATGCGAGCTGCCGGCGGGAAAGGTCACGCTGCGCCTCGAACGGAGCGAGGGACCATTCCCGCATTTCGACAAGGTGGCGCTCGTGCCACGGCTCGAAGTTTCTCCCCGCGACGGAGACGCGCGCGTGCCGCGCACGGTGGACGAGCTCGCACGAGAGCGCGGCCTGCTGGCCCCCTTCGTCGAACAATGGACAAACTATCTTCGCGCGGCGAAGAAGGATCCTGAGTCAATCTGGCAGGTCTGGTTCGCGTTTCGAGTAGAACCGCACGTCGCGGCTGAGAGTTTTAGCGGTGTCGGTGGTGCTGTGGCCGAGCACGTGTTGAATCGAGATCGCCCGGCCGATGTTGCTCAGCTTGCCGCGCGTTATCAGGCGACGATCGAGTCAGCACAGCAGAGTACCCCGCCATCGACCGAGGCGGCCGACCTGGCCTTGCGGGGCGTGGTGGTCGATCCGCAAGGTCCGTTTCGACTGCCTGCGGACGCTCGCTCACTCTACATGCCGGCCGACCGCGAGGAGCTTGCGCGACTCGAGGCCGAGTTGGCCGAAATCGATAAGTCCGTCCCCCCAGCGCCGCCTCAGGCGATGGCCGTGGAAGAAGCGGCGCCGACCGATCTAGCGATCCACATTCGCGGCAGTCATCTGACCCTGGGCAAGGTGGTGCCGCGCGGCGTGCCGGCCACCTTTGAACTCGCCTCGGCCGAACTTCCCGCCGCCGCGAGCGGACGGCTGCAGTTGGCCGATTGGATCGCCGATCCGAAGCATCCGCTCACGGCGCGCGTCATGGTGAATCGGCTCTGGCGGTGGCACTTCGGCGCGGGACTCGTGCGCTCGACCGACAACTTCGGCAACCTGGGAGAAGCGCCAAGCCATCCCGAGTTGCTCGATTGGCTCGCCCGTGATTTCGTCCGCTCCGGCTGGTCGATCAAGGCCATGCATCGGCGGATCATGTTGTCCTCGACCTACCAGATGAGCACGGCCTACGAGGCTGCCGCCGCCGAGATCGATCCCGACAATCGCCTGCTCTGGCGAATGAATCGCAGGCGTCTGGAGGCCGAGGCCGTGCGCGACAGCCTGCTGTTCGTTGGTGGCGGGCTCGATACCTCGCTCGGTGGCTCGCTGCTGACGTCGAAGCCGCGCGAATATGTGACGAACACCACCTCGGTCAACGCCACCAACTACCAGACGGCGCGGCGAAGTCTCTACCTGCCCGTCGTGCGCAGCGCCGTCTACGAAGCGCTACAGGCGTTCGACTTTGCCGAGCCGACCGTGATCAAGGGAGATCGCGACGCGACGACGATCGCCTCGCAGGCGCTCTTCATGATGAACAGCGACCTCGTCAACGAGCAGACCAGAAAGCTCGCCGAGCGTCTCTGTCAAGACGCCGCCACATCAGACGCCGCGCGCGTCTCGCTGCTGTACACGACGGCCCTGGGACGCGTGCCCAGCGAGCGAGAATCGGCGCGCGCACTACAGTTCGTCGAACGCTATCGGTTGCAACTTGCGGGTGATGCCGAAACGACCGAAGTAGACGCATGGCAAGCGCTGTGTCGCGTGATCGTATCGTCGAATGAGTTTCTGTACGTCGAATGA
- a CDS encoding amidohydrolase family protein produces MTAPDVVPIVDTHQHLWDLSRFSLPWTKGNERLGRDFLMSDYRQATAGLGVEQTVYMEVDVDPAQQEAEARYVIEFCERGDNPMTGAVISGRPASDGFRDYVNGLKASPYIKGVRQVLHSDATPPSYFLDRRFVRGIQYLGEVGWSFDLCLQPQALLDADQLVAQCPHTRFIVDHCGNMSVQEGDTPRRRRWMEGMRHLADHDHVVCKVSGIVATAQEDWTAADLAPNINFTLETFGADRVMFGGDWPVCTERATFGQWVGALQEIVKERSAAEKQKLFHDNAVKFYGLPATGKKHS; encoded by the coding sequence GTGACCGCGCCCGATGTTGTGCCCATCGTCGACACCCACCAGCATCTGTGGGACCTGTCCCGTTTTTCGCTCCCCTGGACCAAGGGGAACGAACGACTCGGACGGGACTTTCTGATGAGCGACTACCGGCAGGCCACGGCCGGGTTGGGCGTCGAACAGACCGTGTACATGGAGGTCGACGTCGATCCGGCCCAGCAGGAGGCGGAAGCCCGCTATGTGATCGAGTTCTGCGAGCGGGGCGATAATCCCATGACGGGGGCCGTCATCTCGGGGCGCCCCGCGAGTGATGGCTTTCGCGATTACGTGAACGGTCTCAAGGCGAGCCCCTACATCAAGGGTGTGCGTCAGGTGCTGCACAGCGACGCCACGCCGCCGAGTTACTTTCTCGACCGGCGCTTCGTGCGCGGCATTCAGTACCTGGGCGAGGTGGGCTGGAGCTTCGACCTTTGCCTGCAACCGCAAGCTCTACTCGACGCCGACCAGCTTGTCGCCCAATGTCCCCACACGCGTTTCATTGTCGACCATTGCGGCAACATGAGCGTCCAGGAAGGAGACACGCCACGGCGGCGGCGCTGGATGGAGGGCATGCGGCATCTGGCCGATCACGACCACGTCGTGTGCAAGGTCTCGGGCATCGTCGCCACGGCGCAGGAGGATTGGACGGCCGCCGATCTTGCGCCGAACATCAACTTCACGCTCGAGACCTTTGGCGCGGACCGCGTGATGTTCGGCGGCGACTGGCCCGTCTGCACGGAGCGTGCCACCTTCGGCCAATGGGTCGGGGCGTTGCAAGAAATTGTCAAAGAACGATCGGCCGCAGAAAAGCAAAAGCTCTTCCACGACAACGCGGTGAAGTTTTACGGTCTGCCAGCTACAGGGAAGAAACATTCCTAG
- a CDS encoding cytochrome P460 family protein codes for MNRKPGFHFAAFAAIACSLAAVVHSVADETPGPATEPKSTMTLPEYNAEGSLLRPEGYERWTLVGTSLGLDYSPGQKPDPSKPGLFHNVYMQPEAFDHYVATGEFLEQTIFVVTNNPAAKLKGDDEINRNGHYAAPSMGLEVSVRDTERFEDDWGFFMYYSTTGKRTTSKPFKREACYDCHAQHGEDNAVFTQFYSVLKTARARKLAETAK; via the coding sequence ATGAATCGGAAGCCAGGTTTTCACTTCGCCGCCTTCGCGGCCATCGCCTGCTCGCTGGCTGCCGTCGTTCACTCGGTGGCGGATGAAACGCCCGGCCCGGCGACCGAACCGAAATCGACGATGACATTGCCCGAGTACAATGCCGAAGGTTCGCTCTTGCGCCCCGAGGGGTACGAGCGCTGGACCCTGGTGGGCACGTCGCTGGGGCTCGACTATTCGCCCGGCCAAAAGCCCGACCCTAGCAAGCCCGGCTTGTTCCACAACGTCTATATGCAACCCGAGGCCTTCGACCACTACGTGGCGACCGGCGAGTTCCTCGAACAGACGATCTTCGTCGTGACGAACAACCCCGCGGCGAAGCTCAAGGGGGACGACGAAATCAACCGTAATGGGCACTACGCGGCGCCGTCGATGGGGCTGGAAGTCTCGGTCCGCGACACGGAACGCTTCGAGGATGACTGGGGCTTCTTCATGTACTACAGCACCACCGGCAAGCGCACGACCAGCAAACCCTTCAAACGCGAGGCCTGCTACGATTGCCATGCGCAGCACGGCGAGGACAACGCCGTCTTCACGCAGTTCTACTCGGTATTAAAAACCGCCAGAGCAAGAAAGCTGGCCGAGACCGCCAAGTAA